A window of Tepidisphaeraceae bacterium genomic DNA:
CGGATGAGCGGGTCGCCGGCCTCCACGTAGTCGCCGGCGTGAACCTGAAGTTCGCGGTCCTGCGGGACGTGGTGTTCCTTTTCCATGCCCGTCTCGTTGCGGATCATGACGGTCATCTTGCCGCGACGGCGATCCGAACGCAGTTCGACCAGACCGCTGATCTCGGCGAGCACGGCGGGATCCTTCGGCTTGCGGGCCTCGAAGATCTCCGTGACGCGGGGCAGACCGCCGGTGATGTCCATCGTGCCGGCCGATTCCTTCGGCTGACGGGCCAGGAGCTGACCGGCCTCGATGCGCTGGCCGTTGCCCACTTCGATACGTGCCTTGGCGGGCAGGTAGTGGAAGTCGAGGATCTTGCCGTCGTTGCCCTCGATCGTGATGCGCGGGTGGCGTTCACCCTTGTGTTCGATCACGACCAGCTTGGCCCCGCCGCCACCCTCGCTACCGGCGCCCTTGCGCTCTTCCTCGAGGCGGGCGGTCTCGCCTTCCTCGATGTCCTCGTAGCGGACGATACCGGCCTTCTCGGCCAGAATCGGCGTGATGTGCGGATCCCAGACCACCAGCTGCTGGCGGGCCTTCACCTTCTCGCCATCGGCGGCCATGACGGTGGCACCGTACGGCACCTTGAACTTCTCGATCTCGCGCCCCTTGGCGTCCAGGATCGCGATTTCACCGTTGCGCTTCAGCGCGACCATCTTCTTGTGACCTTCGGCGTCGTTGATCGGCACCGCGTTGATGTCGCGATGCTGAACCGTACCGCCGGCGATCGTCTTGATGTCGTTCTCGATCAGCGAACCGGTCGCGACGCCACCGGTGTGGAACGTACGCATGGTCAGCTGGGTGCCGGGCTCACCGATCGACTGGGCGGCGATGATGCCGACGGCGAGGCCTTCCTCGACCGAACGGTTCGTCGACATGTCGATGCCGTAGCACCGGGCGCAGATGCCGCGCGGGCTCTCGCACGTGAGCGGGCTGCGCACGCGGATCGTCTCCAGCTTCAGCTCCTTCAGCTGGTCGGCGATCTCGTTGGTGATGATCTCGTTCTCGTGGACGATCGTGTCGTCGGAGATCGGGTTGCGGATGGTGTCGCGGGCCGTGCGGCCGACGATCATGTCCTTCAACTCCACCTCGACGGTCTCGCCCTTATAGATGGTGCTCTTCGTCACGCCGTTGAGCGTGTTGCAGTCCACCTCGTTGACGATCACGTTCTGCGCCACGTCGGCCAGCTTGCGGGTCAGGTAACCCGAATCGGCCGTCTTCAAGGCGGTGTCGGCCAGACCCTTACGGGCACCGTGGGTAGAGCTGAAGTATTCCAGCACGCTCAGGCCTTCGCGGAAGTTGGCCTTGATGGGCGTCTCGATGATCTCGCCCGAGGGCTTGGCCATCAGACCGCGCATGCCACCCAACTGCCGCATCTGGTCGACCGAACCACGGGCCTTGGAGGTGGCCATCATGTTGATCGGGTTCAGGTACTTGGGCATCTTGATCTTCTGCGCATCCTCGAACGAGATCGGCTTGCCGTTGGCATCGCGGTAATCGTTCTCGAGGGCCTTCATCAGGTCGTCGGTGACCTGCTTGCGGGCGTGGCCCCACAGGTCGATCAGTTGCGCGTAACGCTCCTGATCGGTGATGGCGCCCATGCGGTAGTTCTTCTCGATCTTGTCGGCCTTCTTCTGGCCCTCTTCCAGGATCGTCGCCTTGCTGTCGGGCGTGCGGATGTCGGTGATGCCGAACGACAGGGCAGCCAGCGTCGAACGCTTGAAGCCGAGCGACTTCATGTCGTCCAGCAGCTTGATGGTCGCGGGACGACCGAGCACCTCGTAGGTGTCGGCGATCACGCGGCTCTGGCCACCGCTGGGCAGCGCGAAGTTGTAGTACGGCATTTCCAGCGGCAGGATGTCGTTGAACATCACGCGGCCGACGGTGGTCATGATGACCTTGCCGTCGAAGTTCGCGGGCATCTCGCGGGCAACGTAGTCGGGGTTCTTACGCTTGCGCTGGATCTCCAGCGCCTTCCACGACTCGCTGGCGAGCGAGACCGGACCGCCGCTCTTCTCGGTCGGCACGACCTGGGTGCGACCGGTGAGGCGCACGAAAATGTTCGTGTGCATCGCGATCTTCTTCAGGTCGTAGGCCAGCAGCGCTTCCTGCTCGCTCTGGAACATCATGTACTCACCGCGGTCGCCATCGCGGGCCACGGTCATGTAGTAGATGCCGAGCACGATGTCCTGCGACGGCGAGATGATCGGGCTGCCGTTGGCGGGCGAGAAGATGTTGTTCGG
This region includes:
- a CDS encoding DNA-directed RNA polymerase subunit beta'; translation: MAESVYDRVNDYGSVRIQLASPNDIRSWSFGEVKKPETINYRTYRAEKDGLFCERIFGPERDWECSCGKYKGTKYKGIICDRCGVKVTHSRVRRKRMGHINLAAPIVHIWFFKALPSRLGALLDMKTSDIEKIVYFQDYVVTDPGKSPLKKKQLLTEDEYRGAYEKYGDNFGADMGAEAIKKLLGMIDLNTEAVKVRGEIEKTNSKQKIKDLTKRLKMIEAIRGSENKSEWMVMDVIPVIPPDLRPLVLLESGNFATSDLNDLYRRIINRNNRLKKLVDLNAPEVIIRNEKRMLQQAVDALFDNGRCRRPVLGSSNRPLKSLTDMIKGKQGRFRENLLGKRVDYSARSVIVVGPELKLHQCGLPKKIALELYQPFIIRRLKEHGLADTIKSAKKMLERRDPEVWDILEECIYQHPVMLNRAPTLHRMGIQAFEPVLVEGNAIKIHPLVCKGFNADFDGDQMAVHLPLSIEAQTETHVLMLAPNNIFSPANGSPIISPSQDIVLGIYYMTVARDGDRGEYMMFQSEQEALLAYDLKKIAMHTNIFVRLTGRTQVVPTEKSGGPVSLASESWKALEIQRKRKNPDYVAREMPANFDGKVIMTTVGRVMFNDILPLEMPYYNFALPSGGQSRVIADTYEVLGRPATIKLLDDMKSLGFKRSTLAALSFGITDIRTPDSKATILEEGQKKADKIEKNYRMGAITDQERYAQLIDLWGHARKQVTDDLMKALENDYRDANGKPISFEDAQKIKMPKYLNPINMMATSKARGSVDQMRQLGGMRGLMAKPSGEIIETPIKANFREGLSVLEYFSSTHGARKGLADTALKTADSGYLTRKLADVAQNVIVNEVDCNTLNGVTKSTIYKGETVEVELKDMIVGRTARDTIRNPISDDTIVHENEIITNEIADQLKELKLETIRVRSPLTCESPRGICARCYGIDMSTNRSVEEGLAVGIIAAQSIGEPGTQLTMRTFHTGGVATGSLIENDIKTIAGGTVQHRDINAVPINDAEGHKKMVALKRNGEIAILDAKGREIEKFKVPYGATVMAADGEKVKARQQLVVWDPHITPILAEKAGIVRYEDIEEGETARLEEERKGAGSEGGGGAKLVVIEHKGERHPRITIEGNDGKILDFHYLPAKARIEVGNGQRIEAGQLLARQPKESAGTMDITGGLPRVTEIFEARKPKDPAVLAEISGLVELRSDRRRGKMTVMIRNETGMEKEHHVPQDRELQVHAGDYVEAGDPLIRGPIIPHDILRIKGEEALYQYLLTEVQNVYRSQGVKINDKHIETILNQMLRKTKVEDPGDTKFLPGEVVDKFRFRTANEAVAQSLKVVEKGDSDYNEHDVILKAELKDANEGLEAAGKEPAKTKRPRPARGKTLLLGITKASLQSESFISAASFQETTKVLTEAALAGAVDTLVGLKENVILGHLIPAGTAFQPHLNLQIKHLAEPPALIEQEPVARGPREEDIMNLDLSPQAGS